A region of Anopheles merus strain MAF chromosome 2R, AmerM5.1, whole genome shotgun sequence DNA encodes the following proteins:
- the LOC121589432 gene encoding probable cytochrome P450 304a1 — MLATTTLLLWGVAISLLLYALVRPLNARPGKNFPPGPPGRFPLLGDYGLLLLINYRHLHKAALVLGDYYRTKILGISLRDYPSIVVNDLTVAKEVLNRKVFDGRPDLYLARIRDRDYNRRGIFFTDGPSWKEQRWFILRYLRDYGFGRRFPQHEAEVNSELLVLIDLLRYGPKHGHERAIVRDDGYAKCPNVLFSCFANAFLQIVSGERLSREETGVLYETGANAMVFQREGDDYGTILSYFPNLRYIFPFSRKFQRIRQASMNVNGFIETIIDKYLRTFDENHVRCFLDLYFREMVKCTPQEPNFTFQHDQLLLGLVDFFFPAISGATTQMALLFERLLHNPSVIERMQREIDEVVGHGRLPTLDDRTQLAYTEATLREAMRIDTLVPSGIAHRVQEDTTLRGYELPKDTLVLIGLDAIHNQREYWGDPERFRPERFLDEHGRLSLAKDLSVPFGAGKRLCAGETFARNIMFLTLAALMQNFNIRQPPNARLPDMSKRNTGVIIAPEDFWLKFEPR, encoded by the exons ATGTTGGCCACCACAACGCTGCTCCTGTGGGGCGTCGCGAtctcgctgctgctgtacgcCCTGGTCCGGCCGCTAAATGCCCGGCCGGGCAAAAACTTCCCACCCGGGCCGCCCGGCCGGTTTCCCTTGCTGGGCGATtacgggctgctgctgctgatcaaCTATCGCCACCTGCACAAGGCGGCCCTCGTGCTGGGCGATTACTATCGCACCAAGATACTGGGCATCTCGCTCCGCGACTATCCCTCGATCGTGGTGAACGATCTGACCGTCGCGAAGGAGGTGCTCAACCGGAAGGTATTCGACGGCCGGCCGGATCTGTACTTGGCGCGCATCCGCGACCGGGACTACAACCGGCGCGGCATCTTCTTTACCGATGGGCCGAGCTGGAAGGAGCAGCGCTGGTTCATACTGCGCTACCTGCGCGATTACGGGTTCGGGCGCCGCTTTCCCCAGCACGAGGCGGAGGTGAACAGTGAGCTGCTGGTGTTGATCGATCTGCTGCGGTACGGGCCGAAGCACGGGCACGAGCGGGCAATCGTGCGGGACGACGGGTACGCCAAGTGTCCGAATGTGCTGTTCAGCTGCTTTGCCAACGCGTTCCTGCAGATCGTGTCCGGCGAGCGGCTGTCCCGGGAGGAGACCGGTGTGCTTTACGA AACCGGCGCGAATGCGATGGTGTTCCAGCGGGAGGGCGATGACTACGGCACGATTCTCAGCTACTTTCCGAACCTGCGCTACATCTTTCCCTTCTCGCGCAAGTTCCAGCGCATCCGCCAGGCAAGCATGAATGTGAACGGCTTCATCGAGACGATCATCGACAAATATTTGCGCACGTTCGACGAAAACCATGTGCGCTGCTTTCTCGATCTGTACTTCCGGGAGATGGTGAAGTGCACCCCGCAGGAACCCAACTTTACCTTCCAGC ACGATCAGCTACTGCTCGGGCTGGTCGATTTCTTCTTTCCCGCCATTTCCGGTGCGACGACCCAGATGGCCCTGCTGTTTGAGCGGCTCCTGCACAACCCGTCCGTCATCGAGCGGATGCAGCGGGAAATCGACGAAGTCGTCGGACACGGCCGGCTGCCCACGCTGGACGACCGTACCCAGCTGGCGTACACGGAGGCAACGCTGCGGGAAGCGATGCGCATCGACACGCTCGTACCGTCCGGGATTGCGCACCGCGTGCAGGAGGACACGACCCTGCGCGGGTACGAGCTGCCCAAGGACACGCTGGTGCTGATCGGGCTGGATGCGATCCACAACCAGCGGGAGTACTGGGGCGATCCGGAGCGTTTCCGGCCGGAACGGTTCCTGGACGAGCACGGGCGGCTATCGCTGGCGAAGGATCTTTCCGTACCGTTCGGTGCCGGCAAGCGGCTCTGCGCCGGGGAAACGTTTGCGCGGAACATTATGTTCCTGACGCTGGCGGCGCTGATGCAAAACTTCAACATACGGCAGCCACCGAATGCCCGGCTGCCGGATATGAGCAAACGGAACACTGGCGTCATTATTGCGCCGGAAGATTTTTGGTTAAAGTTTGAGCCACGATAA
- the LOC121589430 gene encoding uncharacterized protein LOC121589430 isoform X2, which yields MDASTMLERATELIRCCKVPRLMTSIEEGPLDRGTFAQFLHVLEATLPAVFDLLAEHGTLLTGYDEYNEDDNVPFKAGLVLVIAEQYSEAGDARASGEDATHGEEYRTGTPALRKRIAQFCQGHELEHLLTDRGSDRVWRHLHDHYRRVLSASEWKHHPADVAGFVRLVELLYGPYPVSTGALPPQLDDDRAAYILSVGIMLVEFFDPAYQLLGLRLFCALLAPRHRPVMRRTNIHRVVYSNAKRLTNKCNQELFLEALWRCIYLYVELEEADRQDFTQWNTVDDIMEILLNGLTFQSKLSQSGIYLLYLLKMLALDLPDYLIDGLDEVQSIDRKCHLYEPVCEQLRQDCLGGFHNRRYYRWLHQIIELLPHEAVKCQGAARENGRYCHGVNLLFILVTFPVEPEALRPTHVRMQTSLVEFINVFKQYEQQQSAAAAKRSSATSDFVYNTKALVSISKTMLVFLTHLAPHYFPEHPAMATLGQQLANDYADCDSIMYNCMQSLIEKLR from the exons ATGGATGCGTCAACCATGCTGGAGCGTGCGACGGAACTGATCCGCTGCTGCAAGGTACCACGGCTGATGACCAGCATCGAGGAGGGTCCCCTGGACCGGGGCACCTTTGCGCAGTTTCTGCACGTGCTGGAAGCGACGCTACCGGCGGTGTTCGATCTGCTAGCCGAGCACGGCACCCTACTGACCGGGTACGACGAGTACAACGAGGATGATAATGTGCCGTTCAAGGCGGGGCTGGTGCTTGTGATAGCTGAGCAGTACAGCGAAGCAGGCGACGCTAGGGCGTCCGGTGAGGATGCAACCCACGGCGAGGAGTATCGCACCGGTACGCCAGCGCTGCGGAAGCGTATCGCACAGTTCTGCCAGGGCCACGAACTGGAGCATCTGCTGACTGACAGGGGCAGTGATCGGGTATGGCGTCACTTGCACGACCACTATCGGCGGGTGCTGTCGGCGAGCGAGTGGAAGCATCATCCGGCCGACGTGGCAGGGTTCGTGCGGCTGGTGGAGCTGCTGTACGGGCCCTATCCGGTGAGTACGGGCGCCCTGCCGCCGCAGCTGGACGATGACCGGGCGGCATACATTCTGTCGGTCGGCATTATGCTGGTGGAGTTTTTCGATCCCGCCTATCAGCTGCTGGGGCTGCGGCTGTTCTGTGCCCTGCTGGCGCCACGCCATCGGCCCGTCATGCGGCGCACCAACATACACCGCGTTGTGTACAGCAATGCGAAGCGGTTGACGAACAAATGCAATCAGGAGCTGTTTCTGGAGGCGCTCTGGCGATGCATCTATCTGTACGTGGAGCTGGAGGAGGCGGACCGGCAAGACTTTACGCAG TGGAACACGGTGGACGATATAATGGAGATTCTGCTGAATGGACTCACGTTCCAATCGAAACTCAGCCAGTCCGGCATCTATCTGCTGTACCTGCTGAAGATGCTCGCCCTCGACCTGCCCGACTACCTCATCGATGGGCTGGATGAGGTGCAATCGATCGACCGGAAGTGCCACCTGTACGAGCCCGTGTGCGAGCAGCTGCGGCAGGACTGTCTTGGCGGGTTCCACAACCGCCGGTACTACCGCTGGCTGCATCAGATCATCGAACTGCTCCCACACGAAGCCGTCAAGTGCCAGGGTGCTGCTAGGGAAAATGGTCGATACTGTCAT GGTGTCAATCTACTCTTCATACTGGTCACGTTCCCGGTCGAACCGGAAGCACTGCGACCGACCCATGTACGGATGCAGACCAGTTTGGTGGAATTCATCAACGTGTTTAAGCAgtacgagcagcagcaaagtgcGGCGGCGGCCAAGCGGTCGAGCGCAACGAGCGACTTCGTCTACAACACGAAAGCGCTGGTTTCGATCAGCAAAACGATGCTGGTGTTTCTCACCCACTTGGCACCGCACTACTTTCCCGAGCATCCCGCAATGGCAACGCTCGGTCAGCAGCTTGCAAACGATTATGCGGACTGCGATTCGATCATGTACAACTGCATGCAGAGTTTGATTGAAAAGTTGCGATAA
- the LOC121589430 gene encoding uncharacterized protein LOC121589430 isoform X1, which yields MLDLFRYGVDAFPNPAGLVCETRTEQTASYTSNALQTFGCVHPALSGVFEQGVLNSPSPTVLLQSAATMDASTMLERATELIRCCKVPRLMTSIEEGPLDRGTFAQFLHVLEATLPAVFDLLAEHGTLLTGYDEYNEDDNVPFKAGLVLVIAEQYSEAGDARASGEDATHGEEYRTGTPALRKRIAQFCQGHELEHLLTDRGSDRVWRHLHDHYRRVLSASEWKHHPADVAGFVRLVELLYGPYPVSTGALPPQLDDDRAAYILSVGIMLVEFFDPAYQLLGLRLFCALLAPRHRPVMRRTNIHRVVYSNAKRLTNKCNQELFLEALWRCIYLYVELEEADRQDFTQWNTVDDIMEILLNGLTFQSKLSQSGIYLLYLLKMLALDLPDYLIDGLDEVQSIDRKCHLYEPVCEQLRQDCLGGFHNRRYYRWLHQIIELLPHEAVKCQGAARENGRYCHGVNLLFILVTFPVEPEALRPTHVRMQTSLVEFINVFKQYEQQQSAAAAKRSSATSDFVYNTKALVSISKTMLVFLTHLAPHYFPEHPAMATLGQQLANDYADCDSIMYNCMQSLIEKLR from the exons ATGTTGGATCTGTTTAGATACGGCGTGGATGCGTTTCCGAACCCCGCTGGGCTGGTGTGCGAGACAAGGACGGAGCAGACGGCAAGCTACACTTCAAACGCGCTGCAAACGTTTGGATGTGTG CACCCGGCTCTATCTGGCGTATTTGAACAAGGAGTTTTAAACTCCCCTTCACCCACCGTCCTCCTCCAAAGTGCAGCAACGATGGATGCGTCAACCATGCTGGAGCGTGCGACGGAACTGATCCGCTGCTGCAAGGTACCACGGCTGATGACCAGCATCGAGGAGGGTCCCCTGGACCGGGGCACCTTTGCGCAGTTTCTGCACGTGCTGGAAGCGACGCTACCGGCGGTGTTCGATCTGCTAGCCGAGCACGGCACCCTACTGACCGGGTACGACGAGTACAACGAGGATGATAATGTGCCGTTCAAGGCGGGGCTGGTGCTTGTGATAGCTGAGCAGTACAGCGAAGCAGGCGACGCTAGGGCGTCCGGTGAGGATGCAACCCACGGCGAGGAGTATCGCACCGGTACGCCAGCGCTGCGGAAGCGTATCGCACAGTTCTGCCAGGGCCACGAACTGGAGCATCTGCTGACTGACAGGGGCAGTGATCGGGTATGGCGTCACTTGCACGACCACTATCGGCGGGTGCTGTCGGCGAGCGAGTGGAAGCATCATCCGGCCGACGTGGCAGGGTTCGTGCGGCTGGTGGAGCTGCTGTACGGGCCCTATCCGGTGAGTACGGGCGCCCTGCCGCCGCAGCTGGACGATGACCGGGCGGCATACATTCTGTCGGTCGGCATTATGCTGGTGGAGTTTTTCGATCCCGCCTATCAGCTGCTGGGGCTGCGGCTGTTCTGTGCCCTGCTGGCGCCACGCCATCGGCCCGTCATGCGGCGCACCAACATACACCGCGTTGTGTACAGCAATGCGAAGCGGTTGACGAACAAATGCAATCAGGAGCTGTTTCTGGAGGCGCTCTGGCGATGCATCTATCTGTACGTGGAGCTGGAGGAGGCGGACCGGCAAGACTTTACGCAG TGGAACACGGTGGACGATATAATGGAGATTCTGCTGAATGGACTCACGTTCCAATCGAAACTCAGCCAGTCCGGCATCTATCTGCTGTACCTGCTGAAGATGCTCGCCCTCGACCTGCCCGACTACCTCATCGATGGGCTGGATGAGGTGCAATCGATCGACCGGAAGTGCCACCTGTACGAGCCCGTGTGCGAGCAGCTGCGGCAGGACTGTCTTGGCGGGTTCCACAACCGCCGGTACTACCGCTGGCTGCATCAGATCATCGAACTGCTCCCACACGAAGCCGTCAAGTGCCAGGGTGCTGCTAGGGAAAATGGTCGATACTGTCAT GGTGTCAATCTACTCTTCATACTGGTCACGTTCCCGGTCGAACCGGAAGCACTGCGACCGACCCATGTACGGATGCAGACCAGTTTGGTGGAATTCATCAACGTGTTTAAGCAgtacgagcagcagcaaagtgcGGCGGCGGCCAAGCGGTCGAGCGCAACGAGCGACTTCGTCTACAACACGAAAGCGCTGGTTTCGATCAGCAAAACGATGCTGGTGTTTCTCACCCACTTGGCACCGCACTACTTTCCCGAGCATCCCGCAATGGCAACGCTCGGTCAGCAGCTTGCAAACGATTATGCGGACTGCGATTCGATCATGTACAACTGCATGCAGAGTTTGATTGAAAAGTTGCGATAA
- the LOC121589433 gene encoding probable cytochrome P450 304a1: MLPQPIRSTLPFKPSEMPVISALLWSAVVLLLSYRFYLNRINRPLNYPPGPAVRFTPLQDYALLLLLNHRHLHRAASRLAHFYRTKVLGLFLTGLPAVVVRDGEIARKLLTRRELDGRPDLFLARMRQKEFHLRGINFIDGPGWKDQRRFFLRHLRDNGFGRRSEQYEQEMEKELWKLVGQLASDQRYGYERDFMRDEGAVKCPDVFLVTLANIFLHVTIGERYDRERAKSLLVAGRKAMLFARNADDYGTIYTYLPWLRFVFPFTIKYSNIRSGMMGVNQLLETIIDKQLQTFDPNNPRHFVDVYLREMQNHVPQRNETTFQYDQLVLGLADCFIPSTAGTAVQLSMLLERLLLNPTVVRRIQKEIDEVVDSDRLPTLNDRVNLPYTEATIREGLRIDTLIPSGIVHRAQQPIQFEGYSAPENTLFLFDLDCVNNQPEVWGDPRTFRPDRMLDEKTGMLALSKDRSLTFSVGRRECPGQTYTRNVMFLIVATLVQRFELLPLQADRLPDLSKRQTGLLHGPEDFWVRFVPRRTSVAADQ, from the exons ATGCTCCCACAACCAATCCGATCCACTTTGCCATTCAAACCATCCGAAATGCCTGTCATAAGTGCGTTGCTCTGGTCGGCGGTAGTGCTGCTGCTATCGTACCGCTTCTATCTGAACCGCATCAATCGGCCACTTAACTATCCCCCGGGACCAGCGGTACGATTTACCCCACTCCAAGACTACgctctgctgttgctgctcaaCCATCGCCATCTGCATCGGGCCGCATCTCGGCTGGCCCACTTCTACCGCACCAAAGTGCTCGGCCTCTTCCTGACAGGTCTTCCGGCCGTCGTCGTGCGGGATGGTGAGATCGCTCGGAAGCTGTTAACGCGCCGTGAGCTAGACGGCCGGCCGGATCTATTTCTGGCCCGGATGCGGCAAAAAGAGTTCCATCTGCGGGGCATCAATTTCATCGATGGACCGGGATGGAAGGATCAGCGTCGGTTTTTCTTGCGGCATTTGCGCGACAATGGTTTCGGGCGGCGATCGGAACAGTACGAGCAGGAGATGGAAAAGGAACTGTGGAAGCTGGTGGGCCAGCTAGCGAGCGATCAGCGGTACGGGTACGAGCGTGACTTTATGCGGGACGAGGGAGCAGTTAAATGTCCGGATGTGTTTTTGGTGACGCTTGCGAATATTTTTCTGCATGTAACGATCGGTGAGCGGTACGATCGAGAGAGGGCAAAATCGCTGTTGGT AGCCGGAAGGAAGGCAATGCTCTTCGCACGAAATGCCGATGACTATGGCACGATCTACACCTACCTTCCCTGGTTGCGGTTTGTGTTTCCATTTACGATCAAGTACAGCAACATTCGCAGCGGCATGATGGGTGTGAACCAGCTGCTAGAAACTATCATCGACAAGCAGTTGCAAACGTTTGACCCGAACAACCCGCGCCACTTTGTGGATGTGTATCTGCGCGAGATGCAAAACCATGTGCCGCAGCGCAATGAGACAACATTTCAGT ATGACCAGCTGGTTTTAGGATTGGCTGATTGTTTCATCCCATCAACCGCGGGCACCGCAGTCCAACTATCAATGCTGCTCGAGCGACTCCTACTCAATCCAACCGTTGTCCGGCGGATACAGAAGGAGATTGATGAGGTTGTTGATAGCGACCGACTTCCCACGCTAAACGATCGTGTCAATCTACCGTACACGGAGGCAACGATCCGAGAAGGACTGCGAATAGATACGCTCATCCCCTCGGGTATAGTGCACAGGGCACAGCAACCGATCCAGTTTGAAGGGTATAGCGCACCGGAGAATACGCTCTTCCTGTTCGATCTGGATTGTGTCAACAATCAGCCGGAGGTGTGGGGCGATCCACGCACCTTTCGGCCGGATCGTATGCTGGACGAGAAGACGGGCATGCTGGCACTGTCAAAGGACCGTTCGCTAACATTTAGCGTGGGCAGGCGAGAGTGCCCCGGTCAGACGTACACGCGCAATGTGATGTTTTTAATTGTGGCCACACTGGTgcagcgtttcgagctacTCCCGCTACAAGCAGACCGTTTGCCGGACTTATCGAAACGGCAGACCGGTTTGTTGCACGGACCGGAAGATTTTTGGGTGCGTTTTGTCCCTCGGCGAACGAGCGTAGCAGCagatcaataa
- the LOC121589434 gene encoding probable cytochrome P450 304a1, whose amino-acid sequence MMELMLLVALVVLIVSCAIRYALHRPSERFPPGPPRLPLLGSYPFLLALNYHHLHRAAARLSQLYRSKLVGLYLGPLPAVLVNDHETVRQVLQRSEFDGRPDLFLARLRDERYARRGIFFTDGDSWREQRKFFLKTLHEYGFGRRSDAVEQDLVAGLAELIALLKDGPVHEHERAVVDASTGSALCPQVFFALFSNVMLRMLTATRLEREDQAVLYDVGHCSLAFHRQGDDYGLALSYIPWIRHVLPGPSRYRLLREVNQKANGVIRSLVEQCEQTYSEDDQRCFIDAYIRELRRTGSKATSGSDAFAFEYDQLIIGCADFLVPAFSAIPAKLGLMLERLVAHPAVAEKMYTEIEQYVGQARFPGLDDRTHLPYCEAVVREALRIDTLVPSGIPHVATADTELAGFKIPKGTLIINGLDYINHQEDVFPEPHTFRPERFLSEDGQQQLALEHDRSVPFGAGKRVCAGESFARNAIFLTLTTLVQQFTFSMEGGRTPDPEQHLTGVIRTAPDFRIKFTAR is encoded by the exons ATGATGGAATTAATGCTGCTGGTCGCACTGGTCGTGCTGATCGTTTCGTGCGCGATAAGATACGCACTGCACCGTCCATCGGAACGGTTTCCGCCGGGACCGCCGAGGCTGCCCCTGCTCGGTAGCTACCCGTTTCTGCTCGCCCTCAACTACCACCATCTGCATCGGGCCGCCGCCCGCCTATCCCAGCTGTACCGGAGCAAGCTGGTCGGGCTGTACCTTGGGCCGCTGCCCGCCGTGCTCGTGAACGATCACGAAACCGTCCGGCAGGTGCTGCAGCGCAGCGAGTTCGACGGTCGGCCGGACCTGTTTCTGGCCCGTCTGCGGGATGAACGGTACGCGCGAAGAG GCATTTTCTTCACCGACGGTGACAGCTGGCGCGAGCAGCGCAAGTTTTTCCTCAAAACCTTGCACGAGTACGGGTTCGGCAGACGGAGTGACGCCGTGGAGCAAGATCTGGTGGCCGGTCTGGCGGAACTGATTGCTCTGCTGAAGGACGGCCCCGTGCACGAGCACGAGCGGGCAGTGGTGGACGCGTCGACCGGAAGCGCCCTCTGTCCGCAGGTGTTTTTTGCCCTGTTTTCCAACGTGATGCTGCGCATGCTAACCGCAACGCGTCTGGAGCGTGAAGATCAGGCCGTGCTGTACGA CGTTGGGCACTGTTCGCTCGCTTTCCATCGGCAAGGGGACGATTATGGGCTGGCGCTCAGTTACATCCCCTGGATAAGGCACGTGCTGCCCGGCCCTAGCCGGTATCGTCTGCTGAGGGAGGTGAACCAGAAGGCGAACGGGGTGATCCGTTCGCTGGTGGAACAGTGCGAGCAAACGTACAGCGAGGATGACCAGCGGTGCTTCATCGACGCTTACATACGGGAGTTGCGCCGCACTGGCAGCAAGGCAACGAGCGGAAGTGATGCGTTTGCGTTTGAGT ACGATCAACTCATTATCGGCTGTGCCGACTTTCTCGTGCCGGCCTTCTCCGCCATACCGGCCAAACTCGGCCTTATGCTCGAGCGGCTCGTGGCCCACCCTGCCGTGGCGGAGAAAATGTACACCGAAATCGAGCAGTACGTCGGGCAGGCACGGTTCCCCGGGCTGGACGATCGTACCCATCTGCCATACTGTGAGGCGGTCGTGCGGGAAGCTCTGCGCATCGATACACTCGTCCCGTCCGGCATTCCGCACGTCGCCACGGCCGATACGGAGCTGGCCGGGTTTAAAATCCCCAAAGGCACACTCATCATTAACGGGCTCGACTACATCAACCACCAGGAGGATGTGTTTCCCGAACCGCACACCTTCCGGCCGGAGCGCTTCCTTAGCGAagacgggcagcagcagctagcgCTCGAGCACGATCGTTCCGTACCGTTCGGGGCCGGGAAGCGTGTCTGCGCCGGGGAAAGCTTTGCGCGCAATGCAATCTTCCTTACGCTCACCACGCTGGTGCAGCAATTTACCTTCAGCATGGAAGGAGGCCGCACGCCCGATCCGGAGCAGCATCTGACCGGTGTGATCCGCACGGCGCCCGATTTTAGAATTAAGTTTACCGCCCGCTAG
- the LOC121589438 gene encoding signal peptidase complex catalytic subunit SEC11A produces the protein MGMMDSLGLSGLAGGVQRMDKRQFLFQMLSFGMIVSSALMIWKGLMVVTGSESPIVVVLSGSMEPAFHRGDLLFLTNQDEPVRVGEIVVFKIEGRDIPIVHRVIKLHEKSNGTVKFLTKGDNNSVDDRGLYAPGQLWLTKKDIVGRARGFLPYVGMITIYMNEYPKLKYGILGLLALYVLVHRE, from the exons ATGGGCATGATGGACAGCCTCGGCCTCAGCGGGCTCGCTGGTGGCGTGCAGCGGATGGACAAGCGACAG TTTCTGTTCCAAATGCTCAGCTTCGGCATGATCGTCTCGTCCGCCCTGATGATCTGGAAGGGCCTGATGGTGGTCACTGGCAGCGAGTCGCCGATTGTTGTGGTGCTGAGCGGTAGCATGGAACCGGCTTTCCACCGTGGCGATCTGCTGTTCCTCACAAACCAGGACGAGCCGGTGCGCGTCGGCGAGATTGTGGTGTTCAAGATCGAGGGCCGCGATATTCCGATCGTTCACCGGGTGATTAAGCTGCACGAAAA GAGCAACGGCACGGTGAAATTCCTCACGAAAGGTGACAACAACTCCGTGGACGACCGGGGCCTGTACGCGCCGGGGCAGCTGTGGCTGACGAAGAAAGACATCGTCGGACGGGCAAGAGGCTTCCTACCGTACGTGGGGATGATCACAATCTACATGAACGAGTACCCGAAGCTAAAGTACGGCATCCTGGGCCTGCTAGCGCTGTACGTGCTTGTGCACAGGGAATAG
- the LOC121589435 gene encoding cysteine and histidine-rich domain-containing protein, which yields MTKVVCYNRGCGQSFDPQNNTEDCVHHPGVPFFHDAYKGWTCCNKKSVDFTEFLNIKGCTQGLHSNEKPPEPEKRKEDTVLAEEPAPTEVKIREPIRPSKERPPFETALTSLDPWVAPAFRKQIDEMPLTAVKRKSPTDAAAIEAGTVCKHGGCSCTYEDAKTSDKPCVYHPGVPIFHEGMKFWSCCQRKTSDFTAFMNQAGCETGKHLWVSEEDESKAIKCRLDWHQTATTVVVTVYAKNYHYAKSYVRVNPIRLAICLVFPQQDGNQYNVDMELRGVIDVTQCKVQMFGTKVEITLIKAEPGTWAKLDFPREKKAEQQKEDANKQASTKNADDSDSDVDLDDLEPTMRTATITEIKD from the exons atgacCAAGGTGGTCTGCTACAACAGAGGATGTGGTCAAAGTTTTGACCCACAAAACAATACTGAAG ATTGCGTTCACCATCCGGGAGTGCCATTTTTCCACGATGCCTACAAAGGATGGACGTGCTGCAACAAGAAAAGTGTGGACTTTACCGAGTTCCTCAATATCAAGGGCTGTACGCAGGGACTGCATTCGAACGAGAAGCCACCGGAGCCGGAAAAGCGCAAAGAGGACACCGTACTGGCGGAAGAACCGGCCCCGACAGAGGTGAAAATACGAGAACCGATACGCCCGTCCAAGGAGCGTCCACCGTTCGAGACAGCTTTAACCTCGCTCGATCCGTGGGTGGCGCCGGCTTTCCGTAAGCAGATTGACGAAATGCCCCTGACCGCCGTGAAGAGAAAGAGCCCCACCGATGCGGCCGCCATTGAAGCTGGCACCGTGTGCAAGCACGGCGGATGCAGCTGCACGTACGAGGACGCCAAGACGAGCGACAAGCCGTGCGTGTACCATCCGGGCGTGCCGATCTTTCACGAGGGCATGAAGTTTTGGTCCTGCTGTCAGCGAAAAACGTCCGATTTCACCGCGTTCATGAACCAGGCCGGTTGCGAGACGGGCAAACACCTGTGGGTCAGCGAGGAGGACGAGTCGAAAGCGATCAAGTGCCGGTTGGATTGGCACCAAACGGCCACCACCGTGGTGGTTACGGTGTACGCAAAGAACTACCATTACGCGAAAAGCTACGTGCGCGTGAATCCGATTCGATTAGCGATTTGTTTGGTGTTCCCCCAGCAGGATGGAAACCAGTACAATGTGGACATGGAGCTGCGCGGG GTCATCGATGTCACACAGTGTAAGGTGCAGATGTTCGGTACGAAAGTGGAAATAACGCTGATTAAAGCGGAACCTGGCACGTGGGCGAAGTTGGATTTCCCGCGCGAAAAGAAGGCCGAGCAGCAGAAGGAAGATGCGAACAAGCAGGCCAGCACCAAAAATGCCGACGACAGTGACTCGGACGTGGATTTGGACGACCTCGAGCCCACGATGCGCACGGCTACGATTACGGAAATTAAGGACTAA